The sequence CGACGGTAAGCTCGCCATCGCAGGCGACGGCCAGGTCACGCTCGACAAGACGATCGTCAAACACGGGGCGCGAAAGGTCCGAAAGACCTGCGGCGGCAAGGTGCTGGCCGGATTCGCCGGCTCAGCTGCCGACGGCATCACATTGCTCGAAAAGTTCGAGAGCAAGTTCGCCGAGTTCAAGGATCTCACGCGCGCGGCCGTCGAGCTCGCCAAGGACTGGCGGCAAGACCGCGCCTTGCGGCGACTCGAGGCGCTGATGATCGTCGGCAACGGCGAGCACCTGTTCGTGCTTTCCGGAACCGGCGACGTGATCGAGCCCGACGAGGCAATCGCCGCGATCGGCAGCGGCGGCGCGTACGCGCAGGCCGCAGCCGCCGCGCTGCTGCGCAACACCCAGCTCGACGCCGCCGACATCGCGCGCAAGAGCCTCGAGATCGCCGCCGAGATTTGCATCTACACCAACGGTGACATCATCGTGGAGACGCTGTCCTGAGCCCTTCGACTCGCTGCGCTCGCTCAGGACAAGCTCTGTCGAAGGGTTTGCGGTGACGAACGGGATGAC is a genomic window of Candidatus Binatia bacterium containing:
- the hslV gene encoding ATP-dependent protease subunit HslV, coding for MKVRSTTILAVRRDGKLAIAGDGQVTLDKTIVKHGARKVRKTCGGKVLAGFAGSAADGITLLEKFESKFAEFKDLTRAAVELAKDWRQDRALRRLEALMIVGNGEHLFVLSGTGDVIEPDEAIAAIGSGGAYAQAAAAALLRNTQLDAADIARKSLEIAAEICIYTNGDIIVETLS